A single genomic interval of Rhea pennata isolate bPtePen1 chromosome 5, bPtePen1.pri, whole genome shotgun sequence harbors:
- the DRD4 gene encoding D(4) dopamine receptor — MGNGSAGATGPGNGTGTAPPPPPGHNVAALVLGIVLILLIVGGNALVCLSVCTERALKTTTNYFIVSLAVADLLLAVLVLPLYVYSEFQGGVWSLSMVLCDALMTMDVMLCTASIFNLCAISVDRFIAVSVPLNYNRRQIDLRQLILISTTWIFAFAVASPVIFGLNNVPNRDPSLCQLEDDNYIVYSSICSFFIPCPVMLVLYCAMFQGLKRWEEARKSKLRGSIYGGSRKLYHPSPFIEREQAGLEPDECNPYACSDPPVPGDYVMNNGVQTISYPHLKYPHPGHKRKQAKINGRERKAMRVLPVVVGAFLFCWTPFFVVHITRALCKSCIIPTQVTSTVTWLGYVNSAVNPIIYTVFNAEFRNFFRKVLHVFC; from the exons aTGGGAaacggcagcgccggggccaCGGGGCCGGGCAACGGCAccggcaccgcgccgccgccgccgccgggtcACAACGTCGCCGCCCTGGTGCTGGGCATCGTCCTCATCCTGCTCATCGTGGGCGGCAACGCGCTGGTGTGCCTCAGCGTGTGCACGGAGCGGGCGCTGAAGACCACCACCAACTACTTCATCGTCAGCCTCGCCGTGGCCGACCTGCTGCTCGCCGTTCTCGTCCTGCCCCTCTACGTCTACTCCGAG TTCCAGGGAGGCGTGTGGTCCCTCAGCATGGTGCTGTGTGATGCCCTGATGACCATGGATGTGATGCTCTGCACAGCCTCCATCTTCAATCTCTGTGCTATCAGTGTGGATCG GTTTATCGCTGTTTCAGTCCCACTGAACTACAACCGGCGGCAGATTGACCTGCGGCAGTTGATCCTGATCTCCACCACTTGGATCTTTGCCTTTGCTGTGGCATCTCCAGTCATATTTGGCCTCAACAATGTTCCAAACCGGGACCCCAGCTTGTGTCAGTTGGAGGATGACAACTACATTGTGTATTCCTCCATCTGCTCCTTCTTTATCCCCTGCCCTGTCATGCTGGTGCTCTACTGCGCCATGTTCCAAGGACTCAAGCGCTGGGAAGAAGCTCGCAAGTCCAAGCTGAGGGGCAGCATCTATGGGGGCAGCAGGAAGCTCTATCACCCCTCGCCCTTCATTGAGAGAGAGCAGGCTGGACTGGAGCCAGATGAGTGCAACCCTTACGCCTGCTCTGACCCTCCCGTGCCTGGGGACTATGTGATGAACAATGGTGTCCAGACTATCTCTTACCCACACCTCAAATACCCACACCCGGGACATAAACGGAAACAGGCTAAGATCAATGGTCGGGAGCGAAAGGCCATGAGGGTGCTGCCTGTTGTTGTTG GTGCTTTCCTATTCTGCTGGACGCCTTTTTTTGTGGTCCACATTACAAGGGCTCTCTGCAAGTCCTGCATCATTCCTACGCAAGTCACCAGCACTGTCACTTGGCTGGGTTACGTCAACAGTGCTGTCAACCCCATCATTTATACAGTTTTCAATGCAGAGTTCAGGAACTTCTTCCGCAAAGTCTTGCACGTCTTCTGCTGA